A single window of Triplophysa dalaica isolate WHDGS20190420 chromosome 14, ASM1584641v1, whole genome shotgun sequence DNA harbors:
- the lmf2a gene encoding lipase maturation factor 2a, which translates to MGEIRLPRHMFLWCLSAIYMFAFASLYVQIPGLYGNEGLLPARWTLRVSDKSLLEQLKDSPTLLWFGPRLGLDTQQCMELLSLTGALISLMALAVPVLRDCRVFLILWILYLSLYQVGQVFLYFQWDNLLLETGFLAILVAPMNMPWSSKVRLNDNVTFWLVRWLLFRLMFVSGVVKLTSRCPTWWGLTAMTYHYETQCIPTPLAWFAHQLPMWFQKLSVVGAFVIEIAVSFLFFSPIRRHRLTAFYMQILLQVLIILSGNYNFFNILTITLCLSLLDDQHVNVWLFRSPPKTEKSTDSLTQGPLQTLLSGVVLMLEIGVYALLGYWIVLYFELQVDWEKKNISSKTAFTYFDFNGFLKAVTVPSIWMGVLSLTWEVIVAMFKSACVKGFFWRLWSTIQWAIMATATVSMFAISLVPYTYMENNAHNELWPGIRKAFEVTERYQLVSSYGLFRRMTGVGGRPEVVIEGSMDRNTWTEIEFMYKPGNMTAAPTVVTPHQPRLDWQMWFAALGPNTQSPWFNSLLHRLLQGKQDVIRLIQTDVSQYPFSQQPPKYLRAHRYKYWFTEQKKDGSFPKRWWRRVYVEEFYPIVHLGDPYLERMLDQHGLKDKAPSRRTSNAWLPQLLRHVREHVREIPAPLLLWTLFSAAATVCLLHTLFSRKHRHHKHHRNQNTDKESTDETQFNKKHVEENEDETREDSVLDDDGQEEEEQEGEGKREEEVSSEENEEDSLRKRK; encoded by the exons ATGGGAGAAATAAGACTCCCCAGGCACATGTTCCTCTGGTGCCTGTCCGCGATCTATATGTTTGCGTTTGCGTCTCTTTATGTGCAAATTCCAG gTTTGTATGGGAATGAGGGTTTGTTACCAGCCCGCTGGACTCTTCGGGTTTCTGATAAAAGTCTTCTGGAGCAGCTGAAGGATTCTCCCACCCTGCTGTGGTTTGGTCCTCGTCTGGGTTTGGACACACAGCAGTGTATGGAGCTGCTGAGTCTGACCGGAGCTCTCATCAGTTTGATGGCTTTGGCTGTACCTGTGTTAAGAGACTGTCGAGTATTCCTGATCCTCTGGATCCTTTACCTGTCCTTATACCAG GTGGGCCAGGTCTTCTTATACTTCCAGTG GGATAACCTCTTATTGGAGACGGGCTTTCTGGCCATTCTTGTCGCTCCCATGAACATGCCCTGGTCTTCTAAAGTGCGTCTCAATGACAACGTGACTTTCTGGCTGGTGCGTTGGCTGTTGTTTCGGCTGATGTTTGTGTCAGGTGTGGTCAAGTTGACCAGCCGCTGTCCCACTTGGTGGGGCTTGACAG CGATGACCTATCATTATGAGACTCAGTGCATACCCACCCCACTGGCCTGGTTCGCTCATCAGCTGCCCATGTGGTTCCAGAAACTCAGTGTGGTTGGAGCGTTTGTCATCGAGATCGCCGTTTCCTTCCTGTTCTTCAGTCCTATACGAAGACACAGACTCACTGCCTTCTAcatgcag attCTGCTTCAAGTTCTGATTATCCTGTCTGGgaattataacttttttaatattctcACCATCACTCTGTGCCTCTCGCTGCTGGACGATCAACACGTCAACGTCTGGCTCTTCCGAAGCCCACCGAAGACAGAGAAGAGTACAGACTCACTGACACAGG gacCTTTGCAGACTCTTTTGTCTGGTGTCGTGTTGATGTTGGAGATTGGCGTCTATGCTCTGCTCGGTTACTGGATCGTTCTCTACTTCGAGCTGCAGGTGGACtgggaaaagaaaaacatctctTCCAAAACAG CATTCACGTATTTTGATTTTAACGGGTTTCTGAAGGCCGTGACTGTGCCCAGTATCTGGATGGGTGTCCTGTCTCTCACCTGGGAGGTCATCGTTGCAATGTTTAA GAGTGCTTGTGTGAAGGGTTTCTTTTGGCGTCTCTGGAGCACAATCCAGTGGGCGATTATGGCCACAGCCACAGTTTCAATGTTTGCCATCAGTCTG GTTCCATACACCTACATGGAGAACAACGCTCACAATGAACTTTGGCCTGGGATCCGGAAAGCGTTTGAGGTAACTGAACGCTATCAGCTTGTAAGCTCATACGGATTGTTCAGGAGGATGACCGGTGTGGGAGGCCGTCCAGAGGTGGTGATCGAGGGCAGCATGGATCGCAACACATGGACG GAGATCGAGTTCATGTATAAGCCCGGGAATATGACAGCAGCGCCGACTGTAGTGACTCCGCACCAGCCCAGATTGGATTGGCAGATGTGGTTTGCCGCTCTTGGACCAAACACGCAAAGCCCCTGGTTCAACAGTCTGTTACACCGACTGCTGCAGGGAAAGCaagatg TAATAAGACTCATTCAGACAGATGTGAGTCAGTATCCCTTCAGTCAACAGCCACCGAAGTATCTCAGAGCTCACCGCTACAAATACTGGTTCACCGAGCAGAAAAAGGACGG ATCATTTCCCAAGCGCTGGTGGAGAAGGGTGTATGTGGAAGAGTTCTATCCCATAGTGCACCTTGGTGATCCTTACCTTGAACGTATGCTAGATCAACATGGTCTCAAG GATAAAGCTCCTTCCAGGCGTACTTCGAATGCTTGGTTGCCACAGTTATTGCGGCATGTACGTGAGCATGTGCGTGAGATACCGGCTCCTCTTCTGCTGTGGACTCTCTTCAGCGCGGCAGCAACCGTCTGTCTACTCCACACTTTATTTTCACGCAAACATCGGCACCACAAGCATCACCGTAACCAAAACACAGATAAAGAGAGCACAGATGAGACGCAGTTCAATAAGAAACATGTGGAAGAGAACGAGGACGAAACAAGAGAGGATTCAGTGTTAGATGATGATGGACAAGAGGAAGAAGAACAGGAGGGAGAAGGTAAACGGGAAGAGGAAGTGAGCTCGGAGGAAAACGAAGAAGACAGCCTCAGAAAAAGAAAGTGA
- the miox gene encoding inositol oxygenase isoform X1 yields MRVLNLGSDPSLAYRPDCLQKDKEEFRNFESGELFDRVFNTYKLMHTHQTLDFVKKKHLEWANCTHFSMTMMDSINSLDALVDESDPDVDFPNSFHAFQTAEGIRKEHPDKDWFQLVGLIHDIGKIMALYGEPQWAVVGDTFPVGCKFQNSIVFRNSTFEDNPDEKNLALNTEFGIYKAHCGLDNVLMSWGHDEYLYRVLKFNKCTIPEEVKTQKARNTAFHSRSRSRFLLTPAIKIPTNTLLFRQGLNMIRFHSFYPWHSNGDYMHLCNEKDLQMLTWVKEFNKFDLYTKNTELPDVEKLKPHYQSLIDKYCPGLLRW; encoded by the exons ATGAGGGTGCTGAACCTG GGGTCGGATCCCTCTCTGGCCTATCGGCCTGATTGTCTTCAGAAAGATAAAGAGGAGTTTAGAAACTTTGAG agcGGAGAACTCTTTGACCGTGTGTTTAACACATATAAGCTTATGCACACGCACCAAACGCTAGACTTCGTCAAGAAGAAG cATCTGGAGTGGGCAAACTGCACTCACTTCAGCATGACCATGATGGACAGCATCAATTCACTGGATGCGCTGGTCGATGAATCCGATCCCGACGTCGACTTCCCAAACTCTTTCCACGCGTTCCAGACCGCCGAGGGGATCCGCAAGGAGCATCCTGATAAGG ATTGGTTCCAGCTAGTCGGTCTGATCCATGACATTGGGAAAATCATGGCGTTGTATGGAGAGCCGCAG TGGGCAGTCGTTGGAGACACGTTCCCGGTGGGATGCAAGTTTCAGAATTCAATAGTGTTTAGAAACTCGACATTTGAGGACAATCCGGATGAGAAGAACCTCGCTCTCAA CACAGAATTTGGGATTTATAAAGCACACTGTGGCCTGGATAATGTTCTGATGTCTTGGGGACATGATG AGTATTTGTACCGGGTACTGAAGTTCAACAAATGCACCATCCCTGAAGAGGTAAAGACACAAAAAGCACGCAACACAGCATTTCATTCACGATCAAGAAGTCGTTTTCTTTTAACTCCTGCTATAAAAATTCCAACAAATACTCTTTTGTTCCGGCAGGGGTTAAACATGATCCGTTTCCACTCCTTTTACCCCTGGCATTCGAACGGAGACTACATGCACCTGTGCAATGAGAAAGATCTGCAGATGCTGACCTGGGTGAAAGAGTTTAA CAAGTTTGATTTGTACACAAAGAACACCGAGTTGCCCGATGTGGAGAAGCTAAAGCCCCATTATCAGTCACTCATTGATAAATACTGTCCTGGGTTACTGCGCTGGTGA
- the miox gene encoding inositol oxygenase isoform X3 produces MRVLNLGSDPSLAYRPDCLQKDKEEFRNFESGELFDRVFNTYKLMHTHQTLDFVKKKHLEWANCTHFSMTMMDSINSLDALVDESDPDVDFPNSFHAFQTAEGIRKEHPDKDWFQLVGLIHDIGKIMALYGEPQWAVVGDTFPVGCKFQNSIVFRNSTFEDNPDEKNLALNTEFGIYKAHCGLDNVLMSWGHDEYLYRVLKFNKCTIPEEGLNMIRFHSFYPWHSNGDYMHLCNEKDLQMLTWVKEFNKFDLYTKNTELPDVEKLKPHYQSLIDKYCPGLLRW; encoded by the exons ATGAGGGTGCTGAACCTG GGGTCGGATCCCTCTCTGGCCTATCGGCCTGATTGTCTTCAGAAAGATAAAGAGGAGTTTAGAAACTTTGAG agcGGAGAACTCTTTGACCGTGTGTTTAACACATATAAGCTTATGCACACGCACCAAACGCTAGACTTCGTCAAGAAGAAG cATCTGGAGTGGGCAAACTGCACTCACTTCAGCATGACCATGATGGACAGCATCAATTCACTGGATGCGCTGGTCGATGAATCCGATCCCGACGTCGACTTCCCAAACTCTTTCCACGCGTTCCAGACCGCCGAGGGGATCCGCAAGGAGCATCCTGATAAGG ATTGGTTCCAGCTAGTCGGTCTGATCCATGACATTGGGAAAATCATGGCGTTGTATGGAGAGCCGCAG TGGGCAGTCGTTGGAGACACGTTCCCGGTGGGATGCAAGTTTCAGAATTCAATAGTGTTTAGAAACTCGACATTTGAGGACAATCCGGATGAGAAGAACCTCGCTCTCAA CACAGAATTTGGGATTTATAAAGCACACTGTGGCCTGGATAATGTTCTGATGTCTTGGGGACATGATG AGTATTTGTACCGGGTACTGAAGTTCAACAAATGCACCATCCCTGAAGAG GGGTTAAACATGATCCGTTTCCACTCCTTTTACCCCTGGCATTCGAACGGAGACTACATGCACCTGTGCAATGAGAAAGATCTGCAGATGCTGACCTGGGTGAAAGAGTTTAA CAAGTTTGATTTGTACACAAAGAACACCGAGTTGCCCGATGTGGAGAAGCTAAAGCCCCATTATCAGTCACTCATTGATAAATACTGTCCTGGGTTACTGCGCTGGTGA
- the miox gene encoding inositol oxygenase isoform X2 → MRVLNLGSDPSLAYRPDCLQKDKEEFRNFESGELFDRVFNTYKLMHTHQTLDFVKKKHLEWANCTHFSMTMMDSINSLDALVDESDPDVDFPNSFHAFQTAEGIRKEHPDKDWFQLVGLIHDIGKIMALYGEPQWAVVGDTFPVGCKFQNSIVFRNSTFEDNPDEKNLALNTEFGIYKAHCGLDNVLMSWGHDEYLYRVLKFNKCTIPEEVKTQKARNTAFHSRSRSRFLLTPAIKIPTNTLLFRQGLNMIRFHSFYPWHSNGDYMHLCNEKDLQMLTWVKEFK, encoded by the exons ATGAGGGTGCTGAACCTG GGGTCGGATCCCTCTCTGGCCTATCGGCCTGATTGTCTTCAGAAAGATAAAGAGGAGTTTAGAAACTTTGAG agcGGAGAACTCTTTGACCGTGTGTTTAACACATATAAGCTTATGCACACGCACCAAACGCTAGACTTCGTCAAGAAGAAG cATCTGGAGTGGGCAAACTGCACTCACTTCAGCATGACCATGATGGACAGCATCAATTCACTGGATGCGCTGGTCGATGAATCCGATCCCGACGTCGACTTCCCAAACTCTTTCCACGCGTTCCAGACCGCCGAGGGGATCCGCAAGGAGCATCCTGATAAGG ATTGGTTCCAGCTAGTCGGTCTGATCCATGACATTGGGAAAATCATGGCGTTGTATGGAGAGCCGCAG TGGGCAGTCGTTGGAGACACGTTCCCGGTGGGATGCAAGTTTCAGAATTCAATAGTGTTTAGAAACTCGACATTTGAGGACAATCCGGATGAGAAGAACCTCGCTCTCAA CACAGAATTTGGGATTTATAAAGCACACTGTGGCCTGGATAATGTTCTGATGTCTTGGGGACATGATG AGTATTTGTACCGGGTACTGAAGTTCAACAAATGCACCATCCCTGAAGAGGTAAAGACACAAAAAGCACGCAACACAGCATTTCATTCACGATCAAGAAGTCGTTTTCTTTTAACTCCTGCTATAAAAATTCCAACAAATACTCTTTTGTTCCGGCAGGGGTTAAACATGATCCGTTTCCACTCCTTTTACCCCTGGCATTCGAACGGAGACTACATGCACCTGTGCAATGAGAAAGATCTGCAGATGCTGACCTGGGTGAAAGAGTTTAAGTAA
- the adm2b gene encoding LOW QUALITY PROTEIN: protein ADM2 (The sequence of the model RefSeq protein was modified relative to this genomic sequence to represent the inferred CDS: inserted 2 bases in 1 codon): MKSLLLICVFLLSLQTLALPARNRPSVPGTPWKLLETEGGVAMETITIPSKAPSSGAKERXWVWRALLHKGHPSRQTGTPSNQNSTPQGHSRERRQVRGQLMRVGCVLGTCQVQNLSHRLYQLMGQNGRQDSSPINPRSPHSYG, from the exons ATGAAATCACTTCTTCTGATCTGCGTGTTTCTTTTGTCGCTCCAGACACTGGCGCTGCCGGCGCGCAACAG ACCGAGTGTTCCTGGAACACCATGGAAGCTTCTAGAAACAGAGGGCGGCGTTGCCATGGAAACCATCACCATCCCCTCAAAAGCACCGAGTTCCGGGGCAAAAGAGCG GTGGGTCTGGAGAGCCCTCCTGCATAAAGGACACCCGTCGAGACAGACCGGCACACCGTCCAATCAGAACAGCACCCCCCAGGGTCACTCCCGGGAACGTCGGCAGGTCCGGGGTCAGCTGATGCGTGTGGGCTGTGTGCTGGGTACCTGCCAGGTGCAGAATCTCAGCCACCGGCTCTACCAGCTAATGGGGCAGAACGGACGCCAGGACAGCTCGCCCATCAATCCCAGAAGTCCTCATAGTTACGGATAA